From a region of the Candidatus Brocadia sp. genome:
- a CDS encoding response regulator — translation MKKKILLVDDEETLRWALHEALTDEGYDVENINDGVKALESAKKTNYDLIISDLRMPTMGGIQLISEIKKICPNIKSVIITAYGSIETVIEAMHIGVSDFVTKPFKIEHIKSVIYKILNDSLMTNKDVADIKSGKEVKVEYADMWKHGKACFLAKNPGKSADHIFCDSVTLGKLSAFLFGSASNKGSLDNLDRVVKALFRYTYMTERDKSPAFLLKNINQYFCENVLQRFPITLFCAVLDTQKQILCFSGCGEDLTSILYTPEKEAVVLESHPLSLNMFPGATISEGTISVESDSKIILIIDSFLSKAMRNGTITNCIAKLKDVMTGGDFSNCENIAKGIKLQIERFEELIDRKNDVSVVVSDFRHETNSSCWMEVISFEMPIDNYEMILEQFEKVLSPVVVDNIKRHQIITAVNEAVLNAVTFAYKKDKYGKVFIRFIKLGDEIIAEVCDHGCGFDIKNYREPDKTVYTDLTEKNGRGILLMKLLMDRVIIQSSEKSGTTVHMAKRVTYNEN, via the coding sequence ATGAAAAAAAAGATTTTATTAGTGGATGACGAAGAAACACTACGATGGGCATTACACGAAGCCCTGACGGATGAAGGTTATGATGTTGAGAATATTAACGATGGTGTTAAGGCATTGGAATCTGCCAAAAAGACCAATTACGATTTGATAATTAGTGATTTAAGAATGCCTACAATGGGTGGGATACAATTGATTTCGGAAATTAAAAAGATATGTCCAAATATCAAATCTGTTATTATTACTGCCTATGGTTCAATAGAAACAGTAATAGAAGCTATGCACATTGGTGTATCAGATTTTGTGACAAAACCATTTAAGATAGAGCATATAAAGAGTGTTATTTATAAAATTTTAAATGATTCTTTAATGACCAATAAGGATGTTGCTGATATCAAAAGTGGCAAAGAAGTTAAAGTTGAGTATGCTGATATGTGGAAGCACGGAAAGGCGTGCTTTCTTGCAAAGAATCCGGGAAAATCGGCAGATCATATCTTTTGTGATTCTGTTACGTTGGGAAAATTAAGTGCGTTTCTGTTCGGGAGCGCTTCAAATAAAGGTAGTTTAGATAATTTAGATAGAGTAGTTAAGGCACTTTTTCGTTATACCTATATGACGGAAAGGGATAAATCGCCCGCTTTTTTGTTGAAAAATATTAATCAATATTTTTGCGAAAATGTTTTGCAGCGGTTTCCGATTACCTTATTTTGTGCGGTGCTAGATACACAAAAACAAATACTGTGTTTTTCTGGGTGTGGAGAAGACCTAACAAGTATTTTATATACACCTGAAAAAGAAGCAGTGGTATTGGAATCACATCCTCTTTCGCTAAATATGTTTCCTGGCGCAACGATTTCGGAAGGAACCATTTCCGTTGAATCTGATAGCAAAATAATACTAATAATCGATAGCTTTCTCTCAAAGGCTATGAGAAATGGGACAATTACCAATTGTATCGCTAAGTTAAAAGATGTGATGACAGGTGGAGATTTCAGCAACTGTGAAAATATAGCAAAAGGTATCAAGCTTCAAATAGAAAGATTTGAAGAGTTAATTGACAGGAAAAATGATGTTTCCGTGGTGGTTTCAGATTTTAGACATGAAACAAATTCGTCATGTTGGATGGAAGTAATTTCTTTCGAAATGCCTATTGACAATTATGAAATGATCTTAGAGCAATTTGAAAAGGTATTATCACCTGTGGTAGTGGATAATATTAAAAGACATCAAATTATCACTGCCGTCAATGAAGCTGTTTTAAATGCGGTAACTTTTGCATATAAAAAAGATAAATACGGGAAAGTTTTCATAAGATTTATTAAGTTGGGGGATGAAATTATTGCTGAGGTGTGTGATCATGGGTGTGGGTTTGATATAAAGAATTATAGAGAGCCTGACAAGACAGTCTATACAGATTTGACAGAAAAAAATGGTAGAGGTATATTGCTTATGAAACTTTTAATGGATCGGGTAATAATACAGTCCTCGGAAAAGAGTGGAACGACTGTTCACATGGCAAAGCGAGTGACCTATAATGAAAATTGA
- a CDS encoding sigma-54 dependent transcriptional regulator, whose product MSLKAIILIVDDEETIRFSIKEFLSGLGYDVVVAETSEQALEKINEFLPDLVLLDLRLPNMGGIELLEKVKTKDPNALIIVMTGYGSIDSAVEAMKTGAYDYLEKPFKTEHLKLVVEKALSTQALRREVLELRAQQCTFADEPGSIIIGNSYQMKAIYNLIKQVAKSPSTTVLIQGESGTGKELVARAVHHLSSRKNGRFVDINCAALTESLLEAELFGYEKGSFTGAIATGKPGLFEVADKGTIFLDEIGEMGITLQAKLLRILQERQFKRVGGINDIKIDVRVIASTNRNLEEEVESDNFRKDLYYRLKVLPIYIPPLRERKDDIMLLVKHFVHKYNNEFNKNVHHIPAETEKMLLEYKWPGNIRELKNVVERAVLIAGDGVLHPEIGASIDSRRGSAVNANFANDKNNDGENHETLDIRSLANIERQHIQKVLNETSWRRTEAAKILGINRTTLYNKIKEYGLCPS is encoded by the coding sequence ATGTCGTTAAAGGCAATAATTCTTATTGTGGACGATGAGGAAACGATTCGTTTTTCAATAAAAGAGTTTTTATCTGGACTAGGATATGACGTTGTTGTTGCAGAAACTAGTGAGCAGGCATTAGAGAAGATAAACGAATTTTTACCAGACTTAGTGTTATTAGATTTGCGATTGCCTAATATGGGCGGAATAGAGCTTTTGGAAAAAGTAAAAACAAAAGATCCTAATGCATTAATAATTGTCATGACCGGATATGGAAGTATTGATTCTGCAGTAGAAGCGATGAAAACCGGGGCTTACGACTATTTGGAAAAGCCGTTTAAAACGGAACATTTAAAACTGGTTGTTGAAAAGGCGCTGAGCACTCAGGCTCTAAGAAGAGAGGTTCTTGAATTGCGGGCACAGCAGTGTACTTTTGCTGACGAGCCGGGCTCCATAATTATAGGAAATAGTTATCAGATGAAAGCGATTTATAACCTTATAAAACAGGTAGCAAAGAGTCCGTCGACAACAGTCTTGATACAAGGCGAGAGTGGTACAGGAAAGGAGCTTGTAGCACGGGCTGTCCATCATTTAAGCTCAAGGAAAAATGGTCGTTTTGTAGATATTAATTGCGCAGCCTTGACAGAGAGTCTTCTTGAAGCAGAATTGTTTGGTTATGAAAAAGGCTCGTTTACGGGTGCAATTGCGACGGGGAAACCGGGTTTATTCGAAGTTGCAGATAAAGGCACAATTTTTTTGGATGAAATAGGTGAAATGGGTATTACTTTACAGGCAAAACTTTTAAGAATTTTACAAGAACGTCAATTTAAAAGGGTTGGTGGAATTAATGACATCAAGATTGATGTAAGGGTCATTGCATCAACGAACCGAAACCTGGAAGAAGAGGTAGAATCTGATAATTTTAGAAAAGATCTTTATTACAGGTTGAAGGTTTTACCCATTTATATACCACCACTGAGGGAAAGAAAAGATGATATTATGCTTTTGGTGAAGCATTTTGTGCATAAATATAATAATGAATTTAATAAAAATGTTCACCACATACCTGCAGAAACAGAGAAAATGCTTTTGGAATACAAATGGCCTGGGAATATTCGTGAGTTGAAAAATGTAGTTGAGCGAGCTGTTTTAATTGCAGGTGACGGGGTATTACATCCAGAGATCGGTGCCTCTATTGATTCGAGAAGAGGAAGTGCTGTAAATGCCAATTTTGCCAATGACAAGAACAACGACGGAGAGAATCATGAAACTTTAGACATTCGTTCTTTAGCCAATATTGAAAGACAACATATTCAAAAAGTTCTTAATGAGACTTCTTGGCGGAGAACCGAGGCGGCCAAGATACTGGGTATTAACAGAACAACATTATACAATAAAATAAAAGAATACGGTCTTTGCCCATCATGA
- a CDS encoding tetratricopeptide repeat protein: protein MWLIMRLKKYCQFLAILFMLSISFQSIISGDEKKIRVVIFPFHYNGDSKDLFLGIDDVMRSELIRSGYCEVTEQERTYEFIQEAVLSNIIKIENADMRNMLTKANIVDLFAKVNPKVLIQVAEKTNADFALRGTLNQFGSTLRTNIEIVQVKAKETIRVLVSECESIEKIPEMIEHLSQQIIEVCKNVNVQREIDYIQRNYQQGNITYEETTARLKNLSSEIPGSFLIHSTLFSHYFGHQEMRDYLIEEGKVLIKLFAAHEEDIRCLSFLGVDPFFEMANIYYEMGMFDDAINVYNRLIPIYPMNQIKYSKHLGELYKLKGKDELAIEAFSRVLSMDQTDFETRLNLASLYESNGDILRALEQYQHSLKYTKNISENSRVKEKIKRLQLLKDVHKK from the coding sequence GTGTGGTTGATCATGCGTTTGAAAAAATATTGTCAATTTCTTGCAATACTATTCATGCTTTCGATTAGTTTCCAGAGTATTATTTCTGGAGATGAGAAAAAGATAAGGGTGGTTATTTTTCCTTTTCACTACAATGGTGATTCAAAAGATCTTTTTCTGGGAATTGATGATGTAATGCGGTCCGAATTAATTCGTTCTGGTTATTGTGAAGTAACGGAGCAGGAGCGCACATATGAGTTTATTCAAGAAGCTGTGTTGTCTAATATTATTAAGATCGAGAATGCTGATATGAGAAATATGCTGACAAAGGCAAATATTGTAGATTTATTTGCTAAAGTTAATCCAAAGGTACTCATTCAAGTTGCGGAAAAAACCAATGCCGATTTTGCTCTCAGAGGTACTTTAAACCAGTTCGGAAGTACCCTGAGGACCAATATTGAGATTGTACAAGTGAAAGCAAAAGAAACAATACGCGTGTTAGTTAGTGAGTGTGAATCAATAGAAAAAATACCAGAAATGATAGAGCATCTTTCACAACAAATTATTGAAGTATGTAAAAATGTGAACGTGCAAAGGGAGATTGATTATATACAACGCAATTACCAACAAGGAAATATTACCTACGAAGAGACAACTGCAAGACTAAAAAATCTTTCTTCTGAGATACCTGGGTCGTTTTTAATTCATAGTACGTTGTTTTCTCATTATTTTGGGCATCAAGAAATGAGAGACTATTTGATTGAAGAAGGCAAAGTGTTAATAAAATTGTTTGCCGCACATGAGGAAGATATCCGTTGTTTGTCATTTTTGGGCGTAGATCCTTTTTTTGAAATGGCGAATATTTATTATGAGATGGGAATGTTCGATGATGCAATTAATGTTTATAATCGATTAATTCCTATTTATCCCATGAATCAGATAAAATACTCTAAGCATTTGGGAGAATTGTATAAACTGAAGGGCAAAGATGAATTAGCTATAGAAGCATTTAGCCGGGTTTTAAGTATGGATCAAACCGATTTTGAGACAAGATTGAATCTCGCTTCTCTTTATGAATCTAACGGAGATATATTACGTGCACTTGAACAATATCAGCATAGTCTGAAATATACGAAAAATATTAGTGAAAATTCCAGAGTAAAAGAGAAGATTAAACGATTACAATTATTGAAAGATGTACATAAGAAATAA
- a CDS encoding tetratricopeptide repeat protein produces the protein MRKTFCGPKSALFRYLNKFLINASMSDSLQQDESHVAMEIHQPSTEVLADTNKKSENEKIAIPFFVVSRIALVFRRYGISIALNIFIIGIVCFLFLMQKYWMNYGNKDIGSIVEEKVIETMKKNISLDNTRINASNENEQAGRSLGNNKGEDASASMNSLDDMHIDRSKYIIEANRFYEQGCYENAAVFYEAGLNNSMPFLNEDFIMYRLGDCYLLSKRYEDALKVFHALTSDYINSTYQFKSRLKIGECYAKIGEFKKARKSLYTILALEGKCSSADDKLTVADSYFKIADYYMEEAKRFLNINTVGTSSTNQ, from the coding sequence TTGAGAAAAACCTTTTGTGGTCCAAAGAGTGCATTATTTAGATATCTTAATAAATTCCTGATAAATGCAAGTATGTCGGATTCTCTTCAACAAGACGAATCGCATGTCGCAATGGAAATTCACCAACCGTCTACTGAGGTATTAGCTGATACAAACAAAAAATCGGAAAATGAAAAGATTGCAATTCCATTTTTTGTGGTTTCTCGAATTGCCTTAGTGTTCAGACGATATGGGATTTCGATTGCTCTTAACATATTTATAATAGGTATTGTTTGCTTTTTATTTTTGATGCAAAAGTACTGGATGAATTATGGAAATAAAGATATTGGGTCCATTGTAGAAGAAAAGGTAATAGAGACAATGAAAAAGAATATTTCCTTAGATAATACCAGGATCAATGCCTCCAATGAAAATGAACAAGCTGGGCGTTCTCTCGGCAATAATAAGGGTGAGGATGCTTCGGCTTCTATGAATAGCTTAGATGATATGCACATCGATAGATCAAAATATATAATAGAGGCAAATAGATTCTATGAACAGGGATGCTATGAAAATGCAGCGGTTTTTTATGAGGCAGGTTTAAACAATTCAATGCCCTTTTTAAATGAGGATTTTATTATGTATCGTTTGGGAGATTGCTATTTATTATCCAAGCGATATGAAGATGCATTAAAGGTATTTCATGCTTTAACCAGCGATTACATAAATAGTACATATCAATTTAAAAGCCGGTTGAAAATAGGCGAATGCTACGCAAAAATTGGTGAATTTAAAAAGGCTCGGAAATCGCTTTATACTATTTTGGCGCTAGAAGGAAAGTGCTCTTCTGCGGACGATAAATTGACCGTTGCAGACTCATATTTTAAGATCGCAGATTATTACATGGAAGAGGCGAAACGATTTCTTAATATAAATACGGTAGGAACTTCTAGTACAAATCAGTAA
- a CDS encoding STAS domain-containing protein: MKIEKQENEKIITLLPKGNLVYEGIEELEALLKVLRDEVRCIIIDLTYTKYLSAKALSIIADSVKDYRAKRMNLKLVNVNEHIIGLFDITGVNKVISIFENEDAVLASIGPQVGKLEKNLLWSKECII; encoded by the coding sequence ATGAAAATTGAAAAGCAAGAAAACGAAAAGATTATTACCTTATTACCTAAAGGCAATTTAGTGTATGAAGGGATAGAAGAACTTGAGGCTCTATTAAAAGTACTGAGAGACGAAGTTCGTTGTATAATAATCGATCTTACTTATACAAAATATCTCTCCGCAAAGGCACTAAGTATAATAGCAGATAGTGTGAAAGATTATAGAGCCAAGCGGATGAACTTGAAGCTTGTTAATGTGAATGAGCACATAATCGGGTTGTTTGATATTACAGGTGTCAATAAAGTTATTTCAATATTTGAAAATGAAGATGCCGTTCTAGCAAGCATTGGTCCTCAGGTTGGTAAACTTGAGAAAAACCTTTTGTGGTCCAAAGAGTGCATTATTTAG